In the Hordeum vulgare subsp. vulgare chromosome 7H, MorexV3_pseudomolecules_assembly, whole genome shotgun sequence genome, one interval contains:
- the LOC123409659 gene encoding benzyl alcohol O-benzoyltransferase-like, translating into MASSLLPAFTVRRGEPVLVAPAEQTPRETKTLSDIDDGEGMRFYSSGIHLYRANPDKQGVDPAAVIREALARALVPYYPLAGRLREEAGRKLVVDCEAQGVMFVEADVDLTAADFGDVQSPPFPCFEQFILESTTVAGVEPVIDRPLLYIQVTRLKCGGFIFGQRFCHCVVDAPGGMQFEKAVCELACGAAAPSITPAWGREMFMARQPPQPSYPHLEYSEPAGGAVDRMLTTAPGDIARVPFFFGPREIAGLRQRAPPHMSRSSRFELVAACIWLGRTAALGYGADEEVRLSFIVNARGRRDVPLPEGFYGNAFAYSVAATTAGELCAGGLGYALELVKKAKSAVTYDYLLSVADLMVLRGRPLFALSRTYIVSDVSHAGFKSVDFGWGEAVYGGPAKGGEGPIPGVTNYFSRSKNGKGEEGTVVPISLPKDAMEKFQLEVEGLTAEI; encoded by the exons ATGGCGTCGTCGCTCCTCCCGGCGTTCACGGTGCGGCGGGGCGAGCCGGTGCTGGTGGCTCCGGCGGAGCAGACGCCGCGGGAGACCAAGACGCTGTCGGacatcgacgacggcgagggcatgCGGTTCTACAGCTCGGGGATCCACCTGTACCGCGCCAACCCGGACAAGCAGGGGGTCGACCCCGCCGCCGTCATCCGGGAGGCGCTGGCCCGGGCGCTCGTGCCCTACTACCCGCTCGCCGGCCGCCTTCGCGAGGAGGCCGGGAGGAAGCTCGTCGTGGACTGCGAGGCCCAGGGCGTCATGTTCGTCGAGGCCGACGTCGACCTCACCGCCGCCGACTTCGGGGACGTGCAGAGCCCCCCGTTCCCTTGCTTCGAGCAGTTCATCCTCGAGAGCACCACCGTCGCCGGCGTCGAGCCCGTCATCGACCGCCCCTTGCTCTACATCCAG GTGACGAGGCTCAAGTGCGGGGGCTTCATCTTCGGCCAGCGGTTCTGCCACTGCGTGGTGGACGCGCCGGGCGGGATGCAGTTCGAGAAGGCCGTGTGCGAGCTGGCGTGCGGCGCCGCCGCGCCGTCGATCACGCCGGCGTGGGGCAGGGAGATGTTCATGGCGAGGCAGCCGCCGCAGCCGTCGTACCCGCACCTGGAGTACAGCGAGCCGGCGGGCGGGGCGGTCGACCGGATGCTGACGACTGCCCCCGGCGACATCGCGCGCGTGCCCTTCTTCTTCGGGCCGCGCGAGATCGCGGGGCTGCGGCAGCGCGCGCCGCCGCACATGAGCAGGAGCTCCCGGTTCGAGCTGGTGGCGGCGTGCATCTGGCTGGGCCGCACGGCGGCGCTCGGGTACGGCGCCGACGAGGAGGTGCGGCTGTCCTTCATCGTGAACGCGCGCGGCCGCCGCGACGTGCCGCTCCCGGAGGGCTTCTACGGGAACGCGTTCGCCTACTCCGTGGCGGCGACCACGGCCGGGGAGCTCTGCGCGGGCGGGCTGGGGTACGCGCTGGAGCTGGTGAAGAAGGCCAAGTCGGCCGTGACGTACGACTACCTGCTGTCGGTGGCGGACCTCATGGTGCTCCGGGGCCGGCCACTGTTCGCGCTGTCCCGGACGTACATCGTGTCGGACGTGAGCCACGCCGGGTTCAAGAGCGTGGACTTCGGGTGGGGCGAGGCGGTGTACGGCGGGCCGGCCAAGGGCGGCGAGGGGCCGATCCCCGGCGTGACCAACTACTTCTCCAGGTCCAAGAACGGCAAGGGGGAGGAGGGCACCGTGGTGCCCATCAGCCTGCCCAAGGACGCCATGGAGAAGTTCCAGCTCGAGGTGGAAGGCCTCACCGCCGAGATCTAA